One region of uncultured Methanolobus sp. genomic DNA includes:
- the uvrA gene encoding excinuclease ABC subunit UvrA, with product MSLSSIRIKGAKEHNLKNIDLTLPRDKLIVITGLSGSGKSSLAFDTIYAEGQRRYVESLSAYARQFLGLMEKPDVEYIEGLSPAISIEQKTTSKNPRSTVGTVTEIYDYLRLLFARIGIRHCPNCGRIIETQSVDQIVDSIMNLREGTKVHVLAPLVRERKGEYKKLLIDLRSEGFTRVRVDGEIHMLEDAEDIELGRYFKHNIDIVVDRLVIKEGIEERLSDSVETALEKSGGTITVQVLDGEELTFSEKLACTSCGIGFEEMEPAAFSFNSPQGACPECHGLGTSMEFDPDLIIPDKKLTLNEGAVEPWYSKKKDGYYMQSLQSLANHLGFSMDVPFEELGPEIQHTIFYGSEELIPFVHVGRNGGMWKHKGRFKGVIANLSKIYDGTESENSKERMSRYISTKPCLTCHGKRLKPVTLAVTIDGKNIIDTTEMSVEEALEFFKELEPKLNEREYTIARLILKEIKARLGFLVDVGLDYLTLSRAAATLSGGEAQRIRLATQIGSSLMGVLYILDEPSIGLHQRDNLRLITTLKHLRDIGNTVLVVEHDEETICNSDYVVDMGPGAGIHGGEIVAEGTPKQIMKNKDSTTGKYLSGKFKIEIPETRREPTGTMILRGAGQNNLKNVDVEFPLGVLVCVTGVSGSGKSTLINETLNKVLAKNLNRARDRPGKYSSIEGLENVDKVITIDQSPIGRTPRSNPATYTNLFTPIRELFAQTKMSRTRGYKPGRFSFNVRGGRCEACSGDGIITIEMHFLPDVYVPCEVCHSKRYNRETLEVTYKGRNIAEVLDMTVEEALEFFENVPKISRKLETLNDVGLGYIKLGQSSTTLSGGEAQRVKLATELSKRSTGKTVYILDEPTTGLHFDDVKKLLEVLQRLVDAGNTVIVIEHNLDVIKTADWIIDLGPEGGDRGGEIIAQGTPEKVSKNNISYTGQFLKKILE from the coding sequence ATGTCTTTGAGCAGCATCAGGATAAAGGGTGCCAAGGAGCACAATCTTAAGAATATCGACCTGACCCTACCACGTGATAAGCTTATAGTTATCACAGGGCTTAGCGGGTCAGGAAAATCATCACTTGCTTTTGATACTATTTACGCCGAGGGACAGCGCAGATATGTCGAATCCCTTTCAGCATACGCGAGGCAGTTCCTCGGACTTATGGAAAAACCGGATGTGGAGTATATCGAAGGACTCTCACCCGCTATTTCCATCGAGCAGAAGACCACAAGCAAAAATCCCCGCTCTACCGTGGGAACCGTTACTGAAATTTACGATTATCTGAGACTGCTTTTTGCCCGCATAGGTATAAGACATTGTCCGAATTGTGGCAGGATCATTGAAACCCAGAGCGTTGACCAGATTGTTGACAGTATCATGAACCTGCGCGAGGGTACAAAAGTACATGTTCTTGCTCCGCTTGTCAGGGAAAGAAAAGGAGAATACAAGAAGCTCCTTATCGACCTGCGCAGCGAAGGTTTTACAAGAGTACGTGTAGATGGTGAAATTCACATGCTTGAAGATGCCGAGGATATCGAACTCGGACGCTACTTCAAACACAATATTGACATCGTTGTTGACAGACTTGTTATCAAAGAAGGAATCGAGGAAAGACTTTCGGATTCCGTAGAAACAGCACTTGAAAAAAGTGGTGGAACTATCACAGTACAGGTGCTTGACGGGGAAGAACTCACATTCAGCGAAAAACTGGCATGTACTTCCTGTGGTATTGGCTTTGAAGAAATGGAACCTGCAGCCTTCTCATTTAACAGCCCGCAGGGCGCCTGCCCGGAATGTCACGGACTTGGAACTTCTATGGAGTTTGACCCTGACTTAATAATTCCTGATAAAAAGCTCACCCTGAATGAAGGAGCTGTGGAACCATGGTACAGCAAGAAGAAAGATGGTTATTACATGCAGTCACTACAATCCCTTGCAAATCATCTTGGATTCTCAATGGATGTACCCTTTGAGGAACTTGGCCCTGAAATTCAACACACTATATTTTACGGAAGTGAGGAGCTTATTCCGTTTGTTCATGTTGGAAGAAACGGTGGCATGTGGAAGCATAAAGGCCGCTTTAAGGGTGTTATTGCTAACCTTTCCAAAATATATGATGGCACTGAGTCCGAAAACAGCAAGGAAAGGATGAGTAGATACATCAGTACCAAGCCTTGCCTCACCTGTCATGGTAAAAGGCTGAAACCTGTCACACTTGCAGTTACCATCGATGGCAAAAACATCATAGACACAACGGAAATGTCTGTAGAAGAAGCACTGGAATTCTTCAAGGAACTTGAGCCAAAACTCAATGAAAGAGAATATACTATTGCCCGACTTATACTCAAAGAGATAAAGGCAAGACTTGGCTTCCTCGTTGACGTCGGGCTTGATTACCTTACATTGAGCCGGGCAGCTGCCACACTTTCCGGTGGTGAAGCCCAGCGTATCAGGCTTGCAACGCAGATCGGTTCCAGCCTTATGGGTGTACTCTACATTCTGGATGAGCCAAGTATTGGCCTGCACCAGAGGGATAATCTCAGGCTCATAACAACCCTGAAACACCTAAGAGACATTGGAAACACTGTTCTCGTTGTCGAGCACGATGAGGAGACCATATGCAATTCTGATTATGTTGTTGATATGGGACCGGGTGCAGGTATACATGGTGGCGAAATCGTTGCCGAAGGAACTCCCAAGCAGATTATGAAAAATAAGGATTCTACTACCGGAAAATACCTGAGTGGGAAATTTAAGATCGAAATTCCAGAGACAAGAAGAGAGCCTACAGGTACCATGATACTTCGGGGTGCTGGCCAGAACAATCTTAAAAATGTAGATGTTGAATTCCCACTTGGAGTATTGGTCTGTGTAACCGGCGTTTCCGGCTCCGGAAAAAGTACACTGATCAATGAAACACTTAACAAGGTACTTGCAAAGAACCTGAACAGGGCAAGGGACAGACCCGGAAAATACAGCTCCATTGAAGGACTTGAAAATGTCGATAAGGTCATAACCATTGACCAGTCACCTATCGGACGTACACCCAGATCAAACCCTGCAACTTATACTAACTTGTTTACGCCTATCAGGGAACTTTTTGCCCAGACCAAGATGTCACGTACCAGAGGTTACAAACCCGGAAGATTCAGTTTCAATGTGCGTGGAGGCCGCTGTGAAGCATGTTCTGGTGATGGAATAATCACAATCGAAATGCACTTTTTACCGGACGTTTATGTTCCCTGTGAAGTTTGCCACAGCAAGCGTTACAACAGAGAAACTCTGGAAGTTACCTACAAAGGCAGGAATATCGCTGAAGTTCTTGATATGACAGTAGAGGAAGCACTGGAATTCTTTGAAAATGTACCGAAAATCAGCAGGAAGCTTGAAACATTAAATGATGTAGGTCTGGGATATATAAAACTTGGGCAGTCGTCCACTACTCTTTCCGGAGGAGAAGCACAGAGAGTAAAACTTGCAACAGAACTCAGCAAGCGTTCAACCGGGAAAACAGTTTACATTCTGGATGAACCGACAACAGGACTTCATTTCGATGATGTAAAGAAACTTCTTGAAGTTCTCCAGCGGCTTGTTGATGCAGGAAACACTGTGATAGTTATTGAACATAATCTGGATGTGATCAAAACCGCCGACTGGATTATTGATCTCGGCCCTGAAGGCGGAGATCGTGGTGGAGAAATTATCGCGCAGGGCACTCCGGAAAAAGTTTCAAAGAATAATATTTCCTACACAGGACAATTCCTGAAAAAAATACTGGAATGA
- a CDS encoding PKD domain-containing protein: MKKNRLFFLMLVFVMFLLTGDANARTIANPEIIADSSQIKVKSGETLIVNEGETLIIEAGASLTVEAGGSIEFASGSLTEIHGTLTNYGRIKNCGTINNYGNIINYDYQRIPGIINNYGIINNYKNIKNYSVINGDINSAPKAIIEAPDKLAVNTSTTFYGNCSSDEDGYIVSYTWNFGDGTNITSESGIDSHMYRETGTYTVTLTVEDNISAIGSDTFTVVVVKSLEERSFFSTLTQDENIIENTVEAVSNMNPALGNHFSLDTSSVMPPIAAIIFLFLILSLKRK; the protein is encoded by the coding sequence ATGAAAAAAAATAGATTATTTTTCCTGATGTTAGTTTTTGTTATGTTTTTGCTGACAGGAGATGCAAATGCCCGGACAATAGCAAATCCTGAGATCATTGCTGACAGTAGTCAGATCAAAGTAAAATCAGGTGAAACTCTCATCGTAAACGAAGGAGAGACTCTTATAATTGAAGCCGGGGCAAGTCTTACTGTAGAAGCGGGTGGATCAATAGAATTCGCTTCCGGTTCACTGACAGAGATCCACGGAACTCTTACAAATTACGGGAGAATTAAAAATTGTGGGACCATCAACAATTACGGGAACATTATTAATTACGATTATCAGCGCATCCCGGGAATAATAAACAATTACGGAATAATCAATAACTACAAAAACATCAAAAATTACAGTGTAATTAATGGTGACATCAACTCTGCTCCAAAAGCCATTATTGAAGCTCCTGATAAACTTGCTGTAAATACCAGCACTACTTTTTATGGAAATTGTTCCAGTGATGAGGACGGCTATATAGTCAGTTACACATGGAATTTTGGTGACGGGACTAATATAACCAGTGAAAGTGGAATTGATTCTCACATGTACCGGGAAACAGGAACTTACACGGTTACACTTACAGTAGAAGATAACATCAGCGCGATAGGTTCCGATACATTTACTGTAGTAGTTGTGAAAAGCCTGGAAGAACGGTCATTTTTCTCTACCCTAACACAGGATGAGAACATCATAGAAAATACAGTGGAAGCTGTCTCAAATATGAACCCTGCGTTAGGCAATCATTTTAGTCTGGATACCTCATCTGTAATGCCCCCCATCGCAGCGATAATTTTTTTGTTTTTAATTCTCAGTCTAAAGAGAAAATAA
- a CDS encoding flavodoxin family protein produces the protein MKTLVTYLTQTGNTQKIAEAIYGEIEGEKDIKPINDVADLEGYDLAFIGFPVMQFDIPPKVKSFITDKTAGKNVATFMTHAVPEGTEAIHSWTGSCKEAASSANFLGSFDCQGELAQPVIDMLLQADDPQMKAFGEMGPSTKGQPDQSRVQKAKEFAKEIQAKL, from the coding sequence ATGAAGACACTTGTTACATACCTGACCCAGACCGGAAACACACAGAAAATCGCTGAAGCCATTTATGGCGAAATTGAAGGTGAAAAAGACATCAAACCAATTAATGACGTTGCAGACCTTGAGGGATACGACCTCGCATTTATCGGATTTCCTGTAATGCAGTTCGACATTCCTCCAAAGGTTAAGTCATTCATAACTGACAAAACCGCAGGTAAGAACGTAGCTACATTCATGACTCATGCAGTTCCTGAGGGCACTGAAGCAATCCACTCATGGACAGGTTCATGCAAGGAAGCAGCATCAAGTGCAAACTTCCTTGGATCATTTGACTGTCAGGGAGAACTCGCACAGCCTGTAATAGATATGCTCCTTCAGGCAGATGACCCGCAGATGAAAGCATTCGGTGAAATGGGACCATCAACAAAAGGCCAGCCTGACCAGTCCCGTGTCCAGAAGGCAAAGGAATTCGCAAAGGAAATCCAGGCAAAATTATAA
- a CDS encoding PEF-CTERM sorting domain-containing protein — MKMNTTLLFLLAPLMISVFTGSASADAADLTLVGSYDTDGFSHGIFVSDGYAYIADHANGLVIVDVSDPAAPTLAGGYNTIDYARDVAVSGDYVYVADYGNGLDIFDVSDPAATTFEGYYESNHTLGIVVSGGYAYVADQYDGLVIIDVSDPTAPELVGNCSTNGSSFGIAVLDDYAYIADNLNGLAIVDISDPTAPAVVGNCDTAGRAVAVAVSGSYAYIADHTNGLVIIDVGNPAAPAIGGSCDTSGLALGLTVSDGCAYIADYTNGLVVIDVSDPSDPTIAGTYNSTSDARDAAVSNGYVYVTNGNYGLAVFHPDVPENGGEVPEFPTIALPIVAMIGLAFVFRKRE, encoded by the coding sequence ATGAAAATGAACACAACTTTGCTATTTTTGTTAGCACCGTTAATGATATCTGTTTTTACAGGTTCTGCAAGTGCAGACGCAGCAGATTTGACGCTTGTGGGCAGTTATGATACAGACGGTTTTTCACATGGTATTTTTGTATCAGATGGTTATGCCTACATAGCCGATCATGCTAATGGTCTTGTGATTGTTGATGTTAGTGACCCTGCCGCACCAACGCTTGCAGGTGGATATAATACAATCGATTACGCAAGGGATGTTGCTGTATCAGGCGATTATGTCTACGTAGCTGATTATGGAAATGGTCTTGATATTTTTGATGTCAGTGACCCTGCTGCAACAACGTTTGAAGGTTACTATGAATCTAATCATACTCTTGGTATTGTTGTCTCAGGTGGTTATGCATACGTAGCAGATCAATACGATGGTCTTGTGATAATTGATGTTAGTGATCCTACTGCTCCAGAGCTTGTGGGTAATTGTTCTACAAACGGTAGTTCATTTGGTATTGCCGTTTTAGATGACTATGCTTACATCGCTGACAATCTAAACGGTCTTGCTATTGTTGATATTAGTGACCCAACTGCACCGGCAGTTGTAGGCAATTGTGATACTGCCGGCCGTGCGGTCGCTGTTGCTGTATCAGGCAGTTATGCCTATATCGCTGATCATACCAATGGCCTTGTTATTATTGATGTAGGTAATCCGGCTGCACCAGCAATTGGAGGTAGTTGTGATACATCCGGTCTTGCACTTGGTCTTACTGTTTCAGACGGTTGTGCCTACATCGCCGATTATACTAATGGTCTTGTCGTTATTGATGTCAGCGATCCCTCTGATCCAACGATTGCAGGCACTTATAATTCAACCAGTGATGCAAGGGATGCTGCTGTGTCAAACGGTTATGTGTATGTAACTAATGGTAACTATGGTCTTGCTGTTTTTCATCCGGATGTACCGGAAAATGGTGGCGAAGTTCCAGAGTTTCCGACAATTGCACTGCCGATAGTTGCGATGATTGGACTGGCATTTGTATTCAGAAAGAGAGAATAA
- a CDS encoding FAD-binding and (Fe-S)-binding domain-containing protein codes for MVNSVFKLSEKQKKELSDVFGRGVNFKEKERHFYKHDVGALPSLIKSMVGNTKPAAIVKVRNEEKAVELINFANKYKIPVVPRAGASSGYGGILPTKGGIIADVTPMRHIIDIDKENLRVTVGAGAVWYQLEEKLNEEGLAVQAVPSSAMSATVGGWLAQNGVGYGSYEYGWSQDTMESARVVLPNGEVKDFPGEELGKIIGTLGTTGIITQVTLKLRKYEKTSAISAKFPDASSMKNAIKMVGKKKVPVWAISFLNPEWADMKNKAPYKTHYGETIDEHRPELPLSYICNFAYPESRDVSNLESIIKEAGGEVLPEEIAEHETQEWFRSMKVKRLGPSFIPAEVVVPVDKIDTIFNEIEKKIGLPVLVEGMVTKGEEAIMLCFIPHSERSFKYNLAFPLALSIVKIAEQNGGRIYASGLYFASQAENVYRDRFKLIQEFKKQIDPDDIMNPETLTGKSMINTGLSMAKVFEPMARMIGNMSGVGHQEFKDEKGLPGDIISHAFTCAQCGYCVNECDQYYGRGWESQSPRGKWFFIKEYLAGKMPLDQEQVDTFLACTTCEMCDYYCQLDLPIERSWMTLRENFVQKRGMMTIPPFEIMAQSLDKERNIWANYRVDRDKWIPDDIRPKIKEKADVAYFAGCTASFVEKDVAEGTVRLLDDAGIEFTTLGDKEACCGIPMLVAGRWDVFERILKMNIANVQKREAKTVVTSCPACLLMWRTIYPQWAEKLGMEYDIEAKHYSEILMDKMDVLKPKFKVPLNKTVAWHDSCHIGRAGAGVYEPPRELLKAIPGVTFKEMEHNREKALCCGSVVTLIDEPKVAGKIGNVRLQEAVDQDADIMAALCPCCLVQFRVAAREHNVDMKIEDLGALAARSLGYDIPETTDVALEAWATFDKMIELMEPENMTDMMVELLPDMIGAMPSYMQAMMKTVKYVPGMDALMKPMMPKMMPLLMPSLMPKVMPKMLKAVEKRVPMPDYMIEQMPDLMPAAMENLMPNMLPQIAPLLTPKMIEYIKAN; via the coding sequence ATGGTAAATTCAGTTTTCAAATTAAGTGAGAAACAGAAAAAGGAACTCTCCGATGTTTTCGGCAGAGGCGTCAATTTCAAAGAGAAAGAAAGACACTTTTACAAACATGATGTGGGCGCTTTGCCTTCATTAATTAAGTCAATGGTGGGCAATACAAAACCAGCAGCGATTGTAAAAGTAAGGAACGAAGAAAAAGCTGTAGAACTTATTAATTTTGCAAATAAATATAAGATTCCTGTTGTGCCAAGAGCTGGAGCCTCTTCAGGATACGGTGGAATCCTGCCAACGAAGGGAGGAATAATTGCTGATGTTACTCCCATGAGACACATAATTGATATTGACAAGGAGAATCTCAGAGTTACAGTCGGCGCAGGCGCCGTATGGTATCAGCTGGAAGAAAAACTTAACGAAGAAGGACTTGCTGTTCAGGCTGTGCCTTCCAGTGCAATGTCTGCAACAGTTGGTGGCTGGCTCGCCCAGAACGGAGTGGGTTACGGAAGTTATGAATACGGATGGTCACAGGACACTATGGAATCTGCAAGGGTTGTCCTGCCAAACGGCGAGGTGAAAGATTTCCCAGGGGAAGAACTGGGTAAAATAATCGGAACCCTAGGAACTACTGGTATTATTACACAGGTTACCCTGAAACTCAGGAAATACGAAAAGACTTCCGCAATCTCTGCTAAATTCCCTGATGCTTCTTCAATGAAGAATGCAATCAAAATGGTCGGGAAGAAAAAAGTGCCTGTGTGGGCAATCTCATTCCTGAACCCGGAGTGGGCGGATATGAAGAACAAAGCTCCGTACAAGACACACTACGGGGAAACCATTGATGAACACAGGCCGGAACTTCCACTTTCATACATCTGCAATTTTGCATATCCTGAATCAAGAGATGTAAGCAACCTTGAAAGTATAATCAAGGAAGCCGGCGGAGAAGTCCTGCCTGAAGAAATTGCCGAGCATGAGACGCAGGAATGGTTCAGGTCAATGAAAGTTAAGAGACTTGGGCCATCATTCATTCCCGCTGAAGTGGTTGTGCCAGTTGACAAGATTGACACCATCTTTAATGAAATTGAGAAAAAGATTGGCCTTCCGGTACTTGTTGAAGGTATGGTGACTAAGGGTGAGGAAGCTATCATGCTCTGCTTCATACCTCATTCTGAGAGATCCTTCAAGTATAATCTTGCCTTCCCGCTTGCCCTGAGTATTGTTAAGATCGCAGAGCAGAATGGCGGAAGAATTTACGCTTCAGGCCTTTACTTTGCAAGCCAGGCTGAGAACGTTTACAGGGATCGCTTCAAACTCATTCAGGAATTCAAGAAACAGATTGATCCTGATGATATAATGAACCCTGAAACCCTGACAGGCAAGTCCATGATAAACACAGGCCTTTCAATGGCAAAGGTATTCGAACCAATGGCACGCATGATCGGGAACATGTCCGGAGTCGGTCATCAGGAATTCAAGGATGAGAAAGGGCTGCCCGGAGATATCATTTCCCATGCATTCACATGCGCACAGTGCGGGTATTGTGTCAACGAATGTGACCAGTATTACGGACGTGGCTGGGAATCACAGTCACCACGTGGAAAGTGGTTCTTCATTAAGGAATACCTGGCAGGAAAAATGCCACTCGATCAGGAGCAGGTTGACACGTTCCTTGCTTGTACCACCTGTGAGATGTGTGATTATTACTGCCAGCTTGACCTGCCGATCGAACGCTCGTGGATGACCCTGAGAGAAAACTTTGTCCAGAAGAGGGGCATGATGACAATCCCTCCGTTTGAGATCATGGCCCAGAGTCTGGACAAGGAGAGGAACATCTGGGCGAATTACAGGGTTGACAGGGACAAATGGATACCGGATGACATCCGGCCGAAGATAAAGGAAAAAGCAGATGTTGCTTACTTCGCCGGATGTACTGCATCCTTTGTGGAAAAGGACGTTGCGGAAGGAACTGTAAGGTTACTTGATGATGCGGGAATCGAATTCACAACCCTTGGTGACAAGGAGGCATGCTGTGGAATACCGATGCTTGTTGCCGGAAGATGGGATGTGTTTGAGAGAATCCTGAAAATGAATATTGCCAATGTGCAGAAGCGTGAGGCAAAAACTGTTGTAACTTCATGTCCTGCCTGCCTGCTTATGTGGAGGACAATCTATCCACAATGGGCTGAGAAGCTAGGTATGGAGTATGACATTGAGGCAAAGCACTATTCTGAAATCCTTATGGATAAGATGGATGTGCTCAAGCCGAAGTTCAAAGTACCACTGAACAAGACCGTTGCATGGCATGATTCATGTCACATAGGCAGAGCTGGTGCAGGAGTCTACGAACCGCCACGTGAACTGCTCAAGGCGATTCCGGGAGTTACTTTCAAGGAAATGGAACATAACCGTGAAAAAGCTCTCTGCTGTGGTTCTGTTGTAACTCTTATTGACGAACCAAAAGTTGCCGGTAAGATTGGAAATGTCCGTTTGCAGGAAGCTGTGGACCAGGATGCAGACATCATGGCTGCACTCTGTCCGTGCTGTCTTGTACAGTTCAGGGTAGCTGCCAGGGAACACAATGTAGACATGAAAATAGAGGACCTTGGTGCTCTTGCAGCACGCAGTCTTGGTTATGATATTCCTGAAACCACCGATGTTGCCCTTGAAGCATGGGCGACCTTTGACAAGATGATCGAGCTCATGGAACCTGAGAACATGACCGACATGATGGTTGAACTGCTACCTGATATGATTGGAGCGATGCCATCTTACATGCAGGCCATGATGAAGACTGTGAAGTACGTACCTGGCATGGACGCGCTCATGAAGCCAATGATGCCAAAGATGATGCCGCTGCTAATGCCTTCACTGATGCCAAAGGTCATGCCAAAGATGCTCAAGGCGGTAGAGAAGAGAGTTCCAATGCCTGATTACATGATCGAGCAGATGCCGGACCTCATGCCGGCTGCAATGGAGAATCTCATGCCTAACATGCTTCCGCAGATTGCACCACTGCTGACGCCGAAGATGATCGAGTATATTAAGGCGAACTGA
- the pyk gene encoding pyruvate kinase, giving the protein MYLPDHKTKIVCTIGPATSSPEMIRELILAGMNVARLNFSHGDMEDHRMLIKRIRDAADELNQVVAIMADLPGPKIRVGVIEEEPMMLEKNSMVTLTPRDVPGRDSVIPVQYKRIAESVSLGSPIYLNDGFIQLNCESIEDEDVHCKVVVGGQLFSKKGINLPGSKIYISPITGHDLEIVDFGLKEGISIFCLSFIESKEDVEQVRNYIKSKGKQAFLVSKIERDQAVKNIDSILQETDAVMIARGDLGVEVPIEEIPIIQKTIMHKANLLSKPVITATQMLESMVSNIRPTRAEATDVANAIIDGTDAIMLSAETAVGKYPTETVRMMATIASSTEKWRDHTTLGLELMTKAIQKMNPGIEDVISIQVNDALRSLPVRYVITPTVSGKTSRLISRFRPNVWILAFSRNSFTCEQLALQYAVYPVFVILKVHKWEDTIMDSLKRLKNIEKGDLVILTQGQTAGMGKSGGTNFLKFIVAE; this is encoded by the coding sequence ATGTATTTGCCTGATCATAAAACAAAGATCGTATGCACAATCGGCCCTGCAACCTCTTCTCCGGAGATGATTCGGGAATTGATTCTTGCCGGAATGAATGTTGCCCGCCTTAATTTTTCTCACGGGGATATGGAGGACCATCGCATGCTTATCAAAAGGATAAGAGATGCGGCTGATGAACTCAACCAGGTGGTTGCAATTATGGCAGACCTTCCGGGCCCCAAGATAAGGGTAGGGGTTATAGAGGAAGAACCGATGATGCTGGAAAAGAATTCCATGGTAACTTTAACTCCACGGGATGTTCCGGGCAGGGATTCAGTCATTCCTGTCCAATACAAAAGGATAGCTGAAAGTGTTTCACTGGGAAGTCCGATATACCTGAATGATGGTTTTATCCAGCTTAACTGCGAGTCCATAGAAGATGAGGATGTTCACTGCAAAGTCGTTGTAGGTGGTCAGCTCTTCTCCAAAAAAGGCATCAATCTCCCTGGTTCTAAAATATATATTAGTCCCATAACAGGGCATGATCTTGAAATAGTTGATTTTGGCCTCAAAGAAGGAATTAGTATCTTCTGTCTTTCATTCATAGAATCCAAAGAAGATGTTGAACAAGTACGTAATTATATCAAATCAAAAGGAAAGCAGGCGTTTCTAGTGTCAAAAATTGAAAGAGACCAGGCGGTGAAGAACATTGATTCCATACTCCAGGAGACCGATGCTGTAATGATAGCACGTGGTGATCTGGGCGTAGAAGTTCCTATTGAAGAAATTCCTATAATTCAAAAGACGATTATGCACAAGGCAAACCTTCTCAGTAAACCGGTAATCACTGCAACTCAGATGCTTGAATCGATGGTTAGCAATATTCGTCCTACAAGGGCTGAAGCAACGGATGTGGCAAATGCGATAATAGATGGTACGGATGCAATAATGCTTTCGGCAGAAACCGCAGTTGGAAAGTATCCGACTGAAACTGTGAGAATGATGGCCACAATTGCCAGTTCAACTGAGAAATGGCGTGATCATACGACCCTGGGACTTGAACTGATGACAAAAGCAATCCAGAAAATGAACCCGGGTATTGAAGATGTGATCTCGATACAGGTAAATGATGCTCTTCGCAGTTTGCCGGTTCGTTATGTAATAACTCCTACTGTATCCGGGAAAACCTCTCGTCTGATCTCACGGTTCAGGCCTAACGTGTGGATACTTGCCTTCAGTCGCAATTCTTTCACATGTGAGCAACTTGCACTTCAATATGCCGTGTATCCTGTATTTGTCATACTGAAAGTTCACAAATGGGAAGACACGATTATGGATTCTCTCAAAAGACTCAAAAATATCGAAAAGGGAGATCTTGTAATCCTGACTCAGGGTCAGACAGCAGGTATGGGCAAATCCGGCGGTACAAATTTCCTGAAGTTCATAGTGGCTGAATAA